The Sorangiineae bacterium MSr11367 genome window below encodes:
- a CDS encoding ABC transporter permease, whose product MGYPLSLAVRYMGAKKRAFVSVGTAFAMLGVTLGVASLAIVMSVTGGFKAQFREKVLGVNSHVLVMKGGDFREYRDVMAKVERIPGVIGVDPFVINQMMMTRGDRNATGVLLKGVDPALMPKVLDLPKHIVAGSLQGMRRQGAAPPERRSPPQGGKPARTTPEGGGEPARPTIEEPTELLPARDLTPDGGYKSKLPDTDVLPEEFDPDPCKSPEQIARMPGMVIGKSLSKQLAAGIGECVTITSPAVGIALGMSSPRPAMAKQFRVIAIFDAGFEQYDAKFVYTDLFEAQAFYDNGDSVNGLEMKVDDIERASEICKEIDKLLANSVYRTMDWMDLNHGLFTALLIQQIGMSIVLGLIIVVAAFTVIATIIMVVLDKKKEIALLKAIGARDDAILRVFLYQGAIIGLVGTTLGLILGYAGCRALDAYQFPLDPKVYFISRIPVLIRPNEFIITGVFAMVICVVSTLFPALYAAHLRPADGLRAE is encoded by the coding sequence GTGGGTTATCCCCTCTCCCTGGCCGTTCGCTACATGGGCGCGAAGAAGCGCGCCTTCGTTTCGGTGGGCACCGCCTTCGCCATGCTGGGTGTCACACTCGGCGTGGCCTCGCTGGCCATCGTGATGAGCGTCACCGGAGGCTTCAAGGCGCAGTTTCGCGAGAAGGTCCTCGGCGTCAACTCGCACGTCCTCGTCATGAAGGGCGGCGACTTTCGCGAATACCGCGACGTCATGGCCAAGGTCGAGCGCATTCCGGGCGTGATCGGCGTCGATCCCTTCGTCATCAACCAGATGATGATGACCCGCGGCGATCGCAACGCGACGGGTGTGCTTCTCAAGGGCGTCGACCCCGCGTTGATGCCCAAGGTGCTCGATCTGCCGAAGCACATCGTCGCGGGCAGCCTCCAGGGGATGCGACGCCAGGGCGCGGCTCCGCCCGAACGCAGATCCCCCCCGCAGGGGGGGAAACCGGCCCGAACGACGCCCGAGGGAGGGGGGGAGCCCGCAAGGCCCACCATCGAAGAGCCCACCGAACTTCTCCCCGCGCGCGATCTCACGCCCGACGGCGGCTACAAGAGCAAACTCCCCGACACCGACGTCCTGCCCGAGGAGTTCGACCCCGATCCCTGCAAGAGCCCCGAGCAAATCGCGCGCATGCCCGGCATGGTCATCGGAAAATCCCTGTCGAAGCAGCTGGCCGCGGGCATCGGCGAGTGCGTCACCATCACCTCACCGGCGGTGGGCATCGCCCTGGGCATGTCCTCGCCGCGGCCCGCGATGGCCAAGCAATTCCGCGTCATCGCGATTTTCGACGCGGGCTTCGAGCAGTACGACGCCAAATTCGTCTACACGGATCTTTTCGAGGCCCAGGCGTTCTACGACAACGGCGACAGCGTGAATGGCCTCGAGATGAAGGTCGACGACATCGAGCGCGCCAGCGAGATCTGCAAGGAGATCGACAAACTCCTCGCCAACAGCGTCTACCGCACCATGGACTGGATGGATCTCAACCACGGACTCTTCACCGCCCTGCTCATTCAGCAGATCGGCATGAGCATCGTGCTGGGCCTCATCATCGTCGTCGCGGCCTTCACGGTCATCGCGACCATCATCATGGTAGTCCTCGACAAGAAGAAAGAGATCGCACTGCTCAAGGCCATCGGCGCGCGCGACGATGCCATCCTGCGTGTTTTTCTCTACCAGGGCGCGATCATCGGCCTCGTGGGGACCACCCTGGGGTTGATCCTGGGCTACGCGGGGTGCCGCGCCCTCGATGCGTACCAGTTTCCGCTCGACCCGAAGGTTTACTTCATCTCGCGCATCCCCGTTCTCATTCGGCCGAACGAATTCATCATCACGGGTGTCTTCGCCATGGTCATCTGCGTTGTGTCCACCCTGTTTCCCGCACTGTATGCCGCACATTTGCGCCCGGCCGACGGTCTGCGCGCAGAATGA
- a CDS encoding GAF domain-containing protein, with translation MRFFVHVTPIGKVETQSYCVEADSWQKALQNARALRKEDAPITGFSIELTDDGGCRAVDPAARLRYVVKKAPDTAVLSSEGSISAQAERVSAAPHAGAAGAPRNNGRTQTIGYGTTGIVPVPSTASQPQMRHSESAPKAGLGAGTAPQTVPGATKSAVSGETGNGSEPHVLYRREQEPTDESPLLYREDVYVMPEGTTEAQAEKYLRAQFLTIKAVLASSRPGKYVNLAVFDHAFEGRPTRLPLATLSWKDWKGQEPTIIYPRSAGAVSFAPFSQQPARPAGGGGRVSAPSAPPAHEASAPPAAAAAAQAAPVKSIPPSLAPLLIPHGSESGVLVAPVLNVASTQEASHVGPPPSSHGAAAPPAILAIGEALRRASQPPPAPAAQAGPGAAPTSSPGTQALSGSTPAPAPTFPARGDVPPSSDPGRGSSAGMRIPTPGRPSRPSVSLQRGRVRGDELIAVLFEAMHDLHFSRDTLEASEFCLQLALENIPSRAAFAHFYDIDKREYVIVATVGAGTQQMILRHHPPTDPLLSAAMRKRTAIVIPDAAGSQEAFVERFEQLGGAKSIIVAPVMLGGRALAAIELLNPTDGAPFSEAEGNAMTYMGEQFAEYVSSHGLVLDPERIRQRRR, from the coding sequence ATGCGCTTTTTCGTTCACGTGACGCCGATCGGGAAAGTCGAGACGCAGTCGTACTGCGTCGAGGCCGACTCCTGGCAAAAGGCTCTTCAAAACGCCCGAGCCCTGCGAAAAGAAGATGCGCCCATCACCGGCTTCTCCATCGAGTTGACCGACGATGGCGGATGCCGTGCCGTGGATCCCGCGGCACGCCTTCGCTATGTCGTGAAAAAGGCGCCCGACACCGCGGTGCTTTCGAGTGAAGGAAGCATCTCCGCGCAAGCAGAGCGCGTATCTGCGGCTCCGCATGCAGGTGCGGCTGGCGCGCCTCGCAACAACGGCCGGACGCAGACCATCGGATACGGAACGACAGGTATCGTTCCCGTGCCTTCCACAGCCTCACAACCCCAAATGCGCCATTCAGAATCAGCCCCCAAAGCGGGGCTTGGGGCAGGAACGGCCCCGCAAACGGTACCCGGAGCGACGAAGTCCGCCGTCTCGGGAGAGACAGGCAACGGCTCGGAACCGCACGTTCTCTACCGTCGCGAGCAAGAGCCCACGGACGAATCGCCGCTGCTCTACCGCGAAGACGTCTACGTCATGCCCGAGGGCACGACCGAAGCGCAGGCCGAGAAGTACCTTCGCGCGCAGTTTTTGACCATCAAGGCCGTCCTCGCGAGCTCGCGCCCGGGCAAGTACGTGAACCTCGCCGTCTTCGATCACGCCTTCGAAGGCCGGCCCACCCGCTTGCCGCTCGCGACCCTCAGCTGGAAAGATTGGAAGGGACAAGAACCGACCATCATCTATCCACGCAGCGCGGGCGCGGTGTCGTTTGCGCCGTTCTCGCAGCAGCCCGCGCGGCCTGCGGGGGGCGGAGGTCGCGTGTCGGCTCCTTCCGCGCCGCCCGCGCACGAAGCCTCGGCGCCGCCTGCAGCAGCAGCTGCCGCTCAGGCCGCGCCGGTGAAGTCGATCCCGCCGTCGCTCGCTCCGCTGCTGATTCCACACGGAAGCGAAAGCGGCGTGCTCGTGGCGCCCGTGCTCAACGTCGCATCGACGCAAGAGGCCTCGCACGTCGGACCGCCGCCGTCCTCGCACGGAGCGGCTGCGCCGCCCGCGATCCTCGCCATCGGCGAAGCACTGCGCCGGGCCTCGCAGCCGCCTCCTGCACCGGCCGCGCAAGCGGGACCTGGGGCTGCGCCGACATCCTCGCCGGGCACGCAAGCGCTCTCCGGCTCCACCCCCGCACCTGCGCCGACGTTTCCCGCGAGAGGCGATGTGCCGCCTTCCTCGGATCCGGGTCGCGGTTCGTCGGCGGGCATGCGCATTCCTACGCCGGGCCGGCCTTCGCGGCCTTCGGTTTCGCTCCAGCGCGGGCGCGTGCGCGGGGACGAGCTCATCGCGGTGCTCTTCGAGGCGATGCACGACCTGCATTTCTCGCGCGACACCTTGGAGGCTTCCGAATTTTGCCTTCAGCTCGCGCTGGAGAACATCCCGTCGCGCGCGGCGTTCGCGCATTTCTACGACATCGACAAGCGTGAATACGTGATCGTCGCCACCGTCGGCGCCGGCACGCAGCAGATGATCCTGCGCCACCATCCGCCGACGGATCCGCTGCTCTCCGCGGCGATGCGCAAGCGAACGGCCATCGTCATCCCCGATGCCGCGGGCAGCCAGGAGGCGTTCGTCGAGCGCTTCGAGCAGCTCGGCGGCGCCAAGAGCATCATCGTCGCACCGGTCATGTTGGGCGGCCGTGCCCTCGCGGCCATCGAATTGCTCAACCCCACCGACGGCGCACCGTTCTCGGAGGCCGAGGGCAACGCCATGACGTACATGGGTGAGCAATTTGCCGAGTACGTCTCATCCCACGGGTTGGTGCTCGACCCGGAGCGGATCCGCCAACGCCGTCGTTAG
- a CDS encoding HAMP domain-containing histidine kinase, whose product MAGSDAKRRRRDHLVSFVLLPAVVIAVGILAYFTFRSTLQIENLRQQSVFEATLGLATEKADRLDKRIIEQDNVILAVADPSQLLELTERWLPTAQRETPTVRAILVLDEDRDVLAFASRATSAWSDEETFRRLLVQKMMNDMDLGALGAQPPDQLRHLHRVYGGQSYLLSYWQRIYHGRRYTVVAWHDIGRIVKYVLPNLYTEAPQTVASRVNVVDEEGRIIYGPPLRSSPFNVDVKFPTTLYNWRLKVSPSASEKYAASIANRRLLELVMVLLSCVVIVAGVATILVAAEKERRMSAMKSDFVANVSHELKTPLALIRMFGEMLHSGRVASDAKRDEYLKIIVDESERLSSLIENVLDFARAERGGDAAYDFAEGDVAEAVTRAAGVYRHRAEREGVEIVVDVERPLPASRIDERAIQLAVINLIDNALKYAYGGKTVHVRAEREGRQNVIRVIDHGPGVPVEDRERIFERFFRGATSNGASSSDSSRSPPRGSGIGLALVKHIAESHGGRAWVEPSAASPGPARSQEVPEQASETRGSTFLLSIPA is encoded by the coding sequence GTGGCTGGTTCCGATGCGAAACGAAGACGACGCGATCACCTGGTGAGCTTCGTGCTCCTGCCGGCGGTGGTCATTGCCGTCGGCATCCTCGCGTACTTCACCTTTCGCAGCACCCTCCAGATCGAGAACCTGCGGCAGCAATCGGTGTTCGAGGCCACCCTGGGCCTGGCCACCGAAAAGGCCGACCGCCTCGACAAGCGCATCATCGAGCAGGACAACGTCATCCTCGCCGTCGCCGATCCATCGCAGCTTCTCGAACTCACCGAGCGATGGCTCCCCACCGCCCAGCGCGAAACGCCGACGGTGCGCGCCATCCTGGTCCTCGACGAAGACCGGGATGTGCTGGCCTTCGCATCGCGCGCCACCAGCGCATGGTCCGACGAGGAGACGTTTCGCCGGCTGCTCGTGCAGAAAATGATGAACGACATGGATCTCGGCGCGCTCGGAGCACAGCCTCCGGATCAACTGAGGCACCTGCACCGCGTCTACGGCGGCCAGAGTTATCTCCTCAGCTATTGGCAGCGCATCTACCATGGCCGCCGCTACACGGTCGTCGCGTGGCACGACATCGGGCGCATCGTGAAGTACGTGCTGCCCAACCTCTACACGGAGGCGCCGCAAACGGTGGCGAGCCGCGTGAACGTCGTCGACGAAGAGGGACGCATCATCTACGGCCCGCCGCTCCGCAGCAGCCCCTTCAACGTCGACGTGAAGTTCCCGACGACGCTCTACAATTGGCGCCTGAAGGTCTCGCCCTCGGCGAGTGAGAAGTACGCGGCGAGCATCGCCAACCGCCGCTTGCTCGAGCTGGTCATGGTTCTCCTCTCTTGCGTGGTCATCGTCGCAGGCGTCGCGACCATCCTCGTCGCCGCCGAGAAAGAACGGCGCATGTCCGCGATGAAGAGCGACTTCGTGGCCAACGTGAGCCACGAATTGAAGACACCGCTCGCGCTGATCCGCATGTTCGGCGAGATGCTCCACTCGGGACGCGTCGCAAGCGACGCGAAGCGCGACGAGTACTTGAAGATCATCGTCGACGAGAGCGAACGCCTCTCGAGCCTCATCGAAAACGTGCTCGACTTTGCGCGCGCCGAACGCGGCGGCGATGCCGCGTACGACTTCGCGGAAGGCGACGTGGCCGAGGCCGTAACGCGCGCCGCCGGCGTCTACCGCCACCGCGCCGAACGCGAAGGGGTCGAGATCGTCGTCGACGTGGAGAGACCGCTTCCCGCATCACGCATCGACGAGCGCGCCATCCAGTTGGCGGTGATCAACCTGATCGACAACGCGCTCAAGTACGCCTACGGAGGCAAAACCGTGCACGTGCGCGCCGAGCGCGAGGGCCGCCAAAACGTGATTCGCGTGATCGATCACGGCCCCGGCGTCCCCGTCGAAGATCGCGAGCGCATCTTCGAGCGATTCTTTCGTGGTGCCACGTCGAACGGAGCGTCCTCGAGCGATTCGTCGCGTTCACCGCCGCGCGGCAGCGGCATCGGCTTGGCGTTGGTCAAACACATCGCCGAAAGCCACGGCGGACGGGCTTGGGTAGAGCCCAGCGCAGCCTCTCCAGGCCCCGCGCGATCGCAGGAAGTGCCGGAGCAGGCGTCCGAAACGCGCGGATCCACGTTTCTCTTGAGCATTCCGGCTTAA
- a CDS encoding RNA-binding protein gives MGPSSSGPRSGPRGGGGGPGGGGAAPDRTLYVGNLPYDCTQQEIETLINGVINGQGEVLRVHLPTDADGRKRGFGFVTMASAETAKTAADSLKTADLRGRRLVVNLAHPKGERPARPEGGFGGGGGGYGGGGGGGFGGGGGGGGYFNPGASFGGGGGGGGGPPPPQQRKTFDERRKKHTGHNEDGPRKRRFERDDGRGGRDDDWSTGDDD, from the coding sequence ATGGGACCCAGCAGTAGTGGGCCCCGAAGCGGACCTCGCGGAGGCGGCGGCGGACCGGGCGGCGGTGGCGCAGCCCCGGACCGAACCCTGTACGTCGGCAATCTCCCCTACGACTGCACGCAGCAAGAGATTGAAACGCTGATCAACGGCGTTATCAACGGTCAGGGAGAAGTGCTGCGCGTGCATCTTCCCACCGATGCGGACGGTCGCAAGCGCGGCTTCGGCTTCGTGACCATGGCGAGTGCAGAGACGGCCAAGACAGCGGCCGACTCGCTCAAGACGGCCGATCTTCGCGGTCGCCGTTTGGTCGTCAACCTTGCCCATCCCAAGGGTGAGCGTCCGGCCCGCCCCGAGGGCGGTTTCGGTGGTGGCGGCGGTGGCTATGGCGGCGGCGGCGGTGGTGGTTTTGGCGGCGGCGGTGGCGGCGGCGGGTATTTCAACCCGGGCGCCAGCTTCGGCGGCGGTGGCGGCGGCGGTGGTGGTCCCCCTCCTCCCCAGCAGCGAAAGACCTTCGACGAACGTCGCAAGAAGCACACGGGGCACAACGAAGACGGTCCGCGCAAGCGCCGTTTCGAGCGTGACGATGGTCGCGGTGGACGCGACGACGATTGGAGCACCGGCGACGACGATTAG
- the rpmG gene encoding 50S ribosomal protein L33: protein MRDIIKMTCGNCSRANYTTTKNKRTMSEKFEMKKFCPVCRKHFPHKEGKISKG from the coding sequence ATGCGCGACATCATCAAGATGACCTGCGGCAATTGCAGCCGCGCCAATTACACGACGACCAAGAACAAGCGGACCATGTCCGAAAAGTTCGAGATGAAGAAGTTCTGCCCGGTCTGCCGGAAGCACTTCCCGCACAAAGAGGGAAAGATCTCTAAGGGCTGA
- a CDS encoding rod shape-determining protein: protein MIFDWLHGLFSNDLAIDLGTANTLIYVKGKGIVSCEPSVVAVQRDARGGNKVLAVGREAKEMLGRTPGNIRAVRPLRDGVIADFEITEAMLRYFIARAHNRRTLVKPRIIICVPFGITEVEKRAVKESAESAGAREVYLIEEPMAAAIGAGLPITEPSGNMVVDIGGGTTEVAVISLAGIVYSQSVRVGGDKMDEAISAYLKRKYNLAIGEQTAERIKMQVGNAYPLDTQLTTEVKGRDLVAGVPKTVIVNSDEIREALTEPTNSIVEAVLLALEKTPPELAADIVDKGIVLTGGGALLSNLDVLLREETGLPVMVCDDPISAVVLGSGKTLDHMELLKEVTIG from the coding sequence ATGATCTTCGACTGGCTCCACGGCCTGTTCTCGAACGACCTCGCGATCGATCTCGGGACCGCGAATACCCTCATCTATGTGAAGGGTAAAGGCATCGTCTCGTGCGAACCGTCCGTCGTGGCGGTCCAGCGCGATGCCCGCGGTGGCAACAAAGTGCTCGCCGTTGGCCGCGAGGCCAAGGAAATGCTCGGGCGCACGCCAGGAAATATCCGGGCGGTGCGCCCGTTGCGTGACGGCGTCATTGCCGACTTCGAGATCACCGAAGCCATGCTTCGGTATTTCATCGCGCGGGCCCACAACCGCCGCACCCTCGTCAAACCGCGCATCATCATCTGCGTCCCCTTCGGCATCACCGAAGTCGAGAAGCGCGCAGTGAAGGAAAGCGCGGAAAGCGCCGGTGCGCGCGAAGTCTATTTGATCGAAGAGCCCATGGCCGCCGCGATCGGCGCGGGCCTGCCCATCACCGAGCCAAGCGGAAACATGGTCGTCGACATCGGTGGAGGCACCACCGAGGTCGCGGTCATCTCACTGGCCGGCATCGTCTACTCGCAGAGCGTGCGCGTCGGCGGCGACAAGATGGACGAAGCGATCAGCGCGTATTTGAAGCGCAAGTACAACTTGGCCATCGGCGAGCAAACGGCCGAGCGCATCAAGATGCAGGTCGGCAACGCCTACCCGCTCGACACGCAGCTCACCACCGAGGTCAAAGGTCGCGACTTGGTCGCGGGCGTCCCCAAGACGGTCATCGTCAACTCCGACGAGATCCGCGAGGCGCTCACCGAGCCGACCAACTCCATCGTCGAGGCCGTGCTCCTCGCCTTGGAGAAGACGCCGCCGGAACTCGCGGCCGACATCGTGGACAAGGGCATCGTGCTCACCGGTGGTGGTGCGCTTTTGTCGAACCTCGATGTGCTCTTGCGCGAAGAGACGGGCCTGCCCGTGATGGTTTGCGACGATCCGATCAGCGCCGTCGTGCTCGGCAGCGGCAAGACCTTGGATCACATGGAACTTCTGAAGGAAGTCACCATCGGGTAG